A portion of the Pagrus major chromosome 8, Pma_NU_1.0 genome contains these proteins:
- the ano2a gene encoding anoctamin-1, whose product MSESSSIHSAKLVSLARSLSGLGLDAANGGPINPPDDEPPPPESGIDLGPGLFFSDGKRKVDYLLCYKYKKRQSSKPRLSIASNGSIPIPILGRWETEAESGEAGAPAGEAEEPRLSEEEKALMREEFEAGLLEAGLQLERDKERANGLGFIRLHIPWPILSREAELQKIKVAVKKKCELRKRMGIAGIWDSFVTKVNIPFQPDVPDFDIQKDSQTRIHFKTLKHAFIRDKLHLYDIKSTETVFDNATRSRIVAEIISRTTCRQTCQTTGINSLLARGVYDSAFPLHDGSFTRRGRKDQRNDRQLLHEEWANYGVMHKYQPVDLIRKYFGEQIGLYFAWLGVYTQLLIPPSVLGIIVFLYGIFTVDASVPSQETCDDNLNITMCPLCDGVCDYWRLSTVCSLARASYLFDNGATVLFAIFMSLWAACFLEHWKRRQMCLKHAWDLTSLEDEEERVQEELRPEYEEALQEKKAKMKAQSRQKSTQAGDGVDGETDRMLASQPEPESLDIEDHLSGYLINVSTLLFLIFVTFSAVFGVAVYRICMLSVWSMNPDPEAKASVRMTVTTTGIILNMLVVLVLEEVYGAIAVWLTELELPKTKEEFEERLIFKSFFLKSMNAFAPIFYVAFFKGRFAGRPGDYVYVFGDYRMEECAPPGCLIELCIQLSMIMLGKQLIQNNVFEVLIPKLKKMYRTIQEEKGKKRAAENNEENEEEKRPKQQFDKDFTLEPFEGVTPEYMEMIIQYGFVSLFVASFPLAPAFALLNNVIEIRLDAAKFVTEIRRPDAVRCKDIGIWYNILCGISKFSVITNAFVISFTSEFVPRMVYQYMYSVNGTMNGFTEHSLSYFNISNFPAGTAPTTTLFTGVSMCRYKDYRDPPWEPDAYTFSKQYWSVLAAKLAFVIFFQNFAMFLSMLVAWMIPDVPRSLREQLKKENMMLMEFLLNQDQEARVKSHSPRRSIPCFPAKIDIVVEAPQEEEEEQQVEEEEAEQVEINLDEPRRGSDSDPEVGRSFEEAEETAQEEKGDEGEDEGGKVEDGEEEKDKEVMIEEDGKEDNVAEGGEEKEEGEQREEEEKEEKVEENFTVDLDSFMSELGLLDEEPSSSTATATELPRSGSKQDNQKDQEPPSLPSSKRGSTQSLKSSRADITTSDNDTRLFSLIAPPPRESGSRAKARCSTLPSRHKGAEACYSLPRPSHSTSLTRFQQTPTLTPLVPLGSSLSTSSNPLSPPRTPVTPTSPHPEQSPSTQQSPSAQQPTAPIELFALKGPPPQQPRSRGKARCSTLPPRQRAPGPEEPSAKPSHSTSFTKLGDRIPPSPSELKRNTAV is encoded by the exons ATGAGTGAGTCGTCGTCCATTCACTCGGCGAAGCTTGTTTCATTGGCCCGATCGCTGTCCGGGCTTGGGCTTGATGCCGCCAATGGAGGCCCAATCAACCCCCCTGACGATGAGCCACCTCCTCCG gagTCCGGCATCGATCTAGGCCCTgggctttttttctctgatgGCAAGAGAAAAGTGGACTACCTCCTTTGCTATAAATACAAGAAAAGGCAGTCGTCCAAGCCACGCCTTTCCATTGCATCCAATGGGAGTATACCAATACCGATACTGGGCCGATGGGAAACAGAAGCAGAGTCTGGGGAAGCAGGTGCACCTGCAGGAGAGGCGGAGGAGCCGAGGCTGTCCGAGGAGGAGAAGGCTTTAATGAGGGAGGAGTTTGAGGCAGGTCTACTGGAAGCTGGACTACAGCTCGAGCGTGACAAAGAG AGGGCAAACGGCCTGGGGTTTATTCGGCTGCACATCCCGTGGCCGATACTCAGTCGAGAGGCGGAGCTTCAGAAGATCAAAgttgctgtgaaaaag AAATGTGAACTGAGGAAACGGATGGGCATCGCTGGGATATGGGATTCCTTCGTGACCAAAGTCAACATACCGTTTCAACCAGACGTCCCTGACTTTGACATCCAAAAGGACTCACAGACTCGCATCCATTTCAAAACCCTCAAACACGCGTTTATCAGAGACAAGCTCCATCT GTATGACATCAAATCAACAGAAACCGTATTTGACAATGCAACCCGCAGCAGAATA GTGGCTGAGATTATTTCACGCACTACCTGCAGACAAACTTGCCAAACCACTG GCATCAACTCATTATTGGCTCGGGGTGTCTATGACTCTGCCTTCCCTCTGCATGAT GGGTCGTTCACAAGGAGAGGACGGAAAGATCAGCGAaatgacagacag CTCCTCCATGAAGAATGGGCGAACTATGGAGTCATGCATAAATACCAGCCTGTGGACCTGATCAG GAAGTACTTTGGAGAGCAGATTGGGTTGTATTTTGCCTGGCTGGGTGTTTATACTCAGctcctcatccctccctctgtACTGGGCATCATTGTCTTCCTGTACGGCATATTCACTGTGGATGCCAGTGTGCCAAG CCAGGAGACATGTGATGACAACCTGAACATCACCATGTGTCCACTGTGTGATGGAGTGTGCGACTACTGGCGTCTGAGTACGGTGTGCTCACTGGCCCGAGCATCGTACCTGTTCGACAACGGAGCCACAGTTCTGTTTGCTATTTTCATGTCTCTGTGGG CTGCCTGTTTCCTTGAGCACTGGAAAAGGCGACAGATGTGTCTGAAACACGCCTGGGACCTGACGAGcttggaggatgaggag GAGCGAGTCCAG gaggagctgaggcCTGAATATGAAGAAGCTCTACAGGAGAAAAAAGCGAAGATGAAAGCACAGTCGAGGCAGAAG TCGACTCAGGCTGGAGATGGTGTCGATGGAGAAACAGACCGGATGCTGGCCTCCCAG CCAGAGCCAGAGTCCCTGGACATTGAGGATCACCTGTCAGGTTATCTCATCAATGTGTCCACCTTACTTTTTCTG atcttCGTGACCTTCTCAGCTGTGTTTGGGGTGGCAGTTTATCGTATCTGCATGTTAAGCGTTTGGTCCATGAACCCTGATCCTGAAGCCAAGGCCAGCGTGAGGATGACCGTCACCACCACAGGCATCATCCTGAACATGCTGGTCGTTCTGGTGTTGGAAGAGGTCTATGGAGCGATCGCCGTGTGGCTGACTGAACTGG AACTTCCTAAAACAAAGGAAGAGTTTGAAGAGAGGCTCATCTTTAAGTCTTTCTTTCTCAAATCCATGAACGCCTTTGCACCTATATTCTATGTGGCCTTCTTCAAGggcag GTTTGCTGGGCGGCCTGGCGATTATGTTTACGTCTTTGGAGACTATCGCATGGAGGAG tgcGCTCCACCAGGCTGCCTCATCGAGTTGTGCATCCAGCTCAGCATGATCATGCTCGGAAAGCAGCTCATCCAAAACAACGTGTTTGAGGTTCTCATACC tAAGCTGAAAAAGATGTACAGAACAATacaggaggaaaaaggaaagaaaagagcagcagaaaacaacGAGGAgaatgaagaagagaagagaccAAAGCAACAGTTTGACAAAGATTTCACCCTTGAACCCTTTGAAGGCGTGACCCCAGAGTACATGGAAATGA taatcCAGTACGGGTTTGTGTCTCTGTTCGTGGCCTCCTTCCCGCTGGCGCCGGCGTTCGCCCTGCTGAACAACGTCATCGAGATTCGCCTCGATGCCGCAAAATTTGTCACCGAGATCCGGCGGCCTGACGCCGTGAGGTGCAAAGACATAG GGATTTGGTACAACATTCTCTGTGGAATCAGCAAGTTCTCTGTCATTACCAAT GCTTTCGTCATCTCCTTCACGTCTGAGTTTGTTCCACGAATGGTTTACCAGTACATGTACAGTGTGAATGGCACCATGAATGGCTTCACAGAGCACTCACTGTCCTACTTTAATATCAGCAACTTCCCGGCTGGCACCGCGCCCACCACCACCCTCTTCACCGGAGTCTCTATGTGCAG GTATAAGGATTACAGAGACCCGCCGTGGGAACCAGATGCCTACACCTTCTCTAAACAGTACTGGTCTGTCCTGGCTGCAAAGTTGGCCTTTGTTATATTCTTCCAG AACTTTGCCATGTTCCTCAGCATGTTGGTTGCCTGGATGATCCCGGACGTACCACGATCTCTGCGCGAACAGCTGAAGAAAGAGAACATGATGCTGATGGAGTTTCTGCTGAATCAAGACCAAGAAGCACGTGTCAAATCTCACTCCCCAAGACGCTCCATCCCCTGCTTCCCCGCCAAAATAGACATTGTGGTGGAGGCACcgcaggaagaagaagaggagcagcaagtggaggaagaggaagcagaaCAGGTCGAGATCAATCTGGATGAACCCAGAAGGGGCAGTGACAGTGATCCAGAGGTCGGGAGGTCATTCGAAGAAGCTGAAGAAACTGcacaggaagagaaaggagatgaaggagaagatgaaggTGGAAAAGTAGAGGAcggagaagaggaaaaggatAAAGAAGTGATGATTGAAGAAGATGGAAAAGAGGATAATgtggcagagggaggagaagaaaaagaagaaggggaacaaagagaggaagaagaaaaggaagagaaggtGGAAGAGAATTTTACTGTCGATCTGGACTCCTTCATGAGCGAGCTGGGCCTGTTAG ATGAAGAACCCTCATCCAGCACGGCTACGGCTACAGAGCTTCCTCGCTCAGGCTCCAAACAGGACAACCAGAAAGACCAGGAGCCTCCATCACTTCCGTCATCTAAAAGAGGCTCCACTCAGAGTCTGAAGAGCTCCAGGGCAGACATTACAACATCAGATAATGACACTAGGCTCTTCTCGCTAATTGCTCCTCCACCGAGAGAGTCAGGCTCAAGGGCAAAGGCCCGCTGCTCCACCCTGCCTTCCCGCCACAAAGGGGCTGAGGCCTGTTACAGCCTACCACGGCCCAGTCACTCCACCAGCCTCACGAGGTTCCAGCAGACACCCACCCTCACTCCCCTGGTTCCTCTGGGCTCTTCGTTATCAACCTCATCcaaccctctgtctcccccACGCACGCCGGTCACACCGACATCTCCACATCCCGAACAGTCCCCATCAACCCAACAGTCCCCATCAGCCCAACAGCCTACAGCTCCCATTGAACTATTTGCGCTGAAAGGCCCTCCGCCTCAACAGCCTCGCTCCAGGGGCAAAGCCCGGTGCTCCACACTGCCTCCTCGACAAAGAGCCCCTGGTCCTGAGGAACCCTCCGCCAAGCCTAGCCATTCCACCAGCTTTACAAAGCTGGGGGATCGCATCCCCCCTTCTCCCAGTGAACTGAAGCGTAACACGGCAGTATGA